The following coding sequences are from one Gossypium hirsutum isolate 1008001.06 chromosome A12, Gossypium_hirsutum_v2.1, whole genome shotgun sequence window:
- the LOC121203106 gene encoding protein PHYTOCHROME KINASE SUBSTRATE 1 has translation MAMVTLTSNYNTNLSQTLSFEEKNSSLRDVSFSTFFDGADENYERELSASNRELSSKTTNTNQDEHHYLGLKKEDGEIGVFGAEKYFNGGIDLESPRINKIHAKTLECVKDGRVSIEPVKPVIYQGTPSVRSESSWNSRSALLRSTMRNPPGKKPPKVNGKSFLSGLAGCKCYCSGRNSVEIEEAQVGEISFKRPAANGEGLQGKPNKTASSKASLEVNKPVAEPWTKEDIFSFPTMNSNKGIRPVKVSLQGDVDEIGRKSLEVFGSPALGRRNKSLNIERRLQMFSLDSNPKAEKIENPKGNYNDTESDASSDLFEIESLTGKVNPFLVKQISDAASGCATPTTCYAPSEASIEWSVVTASAADFSVMSDYEELRPPVTFPSPMRTYPTPTKTKGSKNKGRSSGLLGCNSQKAVEVAGDTHKTNDKAGFDPRMRSVSDSYIPATRFGAGTKLAAAFQPTHSAGASHLLFIQ, from the coding sequence ATGGCTATGGTAACATTAACATCAAATTACAACACAAACCTGTCGCAAACATTGTCCTTTGAGGAAAAAAATAGCAGCCTTCGTGATGTTTCTTTCTCTACTTTCTTCGATGGTGCTGACGAAAACTATGAAAGAGAACTTTCGGCTTCAAACCGAGAGCTCAGCTCCAAGACAACCAACACCAACCAAGATGAGCATCATTATTTAGGACTGAAGAAAGAAGATGGAGAAATTGGAGTATTTGGAGCTGAAAAATACTTCAATGGAGGAATTGATTTAGAAAGTCCAAGAATAAACAAAATACATGCAAAAACATTGGAATGCGTTAAAGATGGTAGAGTCAGCATAGAGCCTGTCAAGCCTGTAATATATCAGGGAACTCCAAGTGTTCGATCAGAATCAAGCTGGAACAGCCGAAGTGCATTGCTCCGAAGTACTATGAGAAATCCTCCTGGGAAAAAACCTCCTAAAGTGAATGGAAAGAGTTTTCTTTCGGGTCTTGCTGGCTGCAAATGTTACTGTTCTGGTAGAAATTCAGTTGAGATTGAAGAAGCACAAGTTGGTGAAATAAGTTTCAAGAGACCAGCTGCTAATGGAGAGGGCTTGCAAGGCAAGCCAAATAAAACTGCATCCAGTAAGGCGAGCCTAGAGGTTAATAAACCAGTGGCGGAACCCTGGACGAAGGAAGACATTTTTAGTTTCCCAACTATGAATTCTAATAAGGGAATTCGACCTGTTAAAGTGTCACTGCAAGGAGATGTGGATGAAATCGGACGGAAATCATTGGAGGTTTTCGGCTCGCCGGCACTTGGAAGGAGAAACAAGTCTTTGAACATCGAGAGGAGGCTGCAAATGTTCTCTCTGGATTCTAATCCCAAAgcagaaaaaattgaaaatcctAAAGGCAACTACAACGATACAGAGAGCGATGCAAGTTCAGACTTATTTGAGATAGAGAGCCTCACAGGAAAAGTCAACCCATTTCTTGTCAAACAAATTTCTGATGCGGCGTCTGGGTGTGCCACCCCAACAACTTGTTATGCACCAAGTGAGGCCAGCATAGAGTGGAGTGTGGTCACAGCAAGTGCAGCAGATTTCTCAGTCATGTCTGACTATGAAGAGCTAAGGCCACCTGTAACTTTTCCAAGCCCAATGAGAACATATCCGACACCCACCAAAACCAAAGGTTCTAAAAACAAGGGCCGTTCCAGTGGTCTATTGGGGTGTAACAGCCAAAAAGCTGTTGAAGTTGCTGGAGATACACACAAAACAAATGACAAGGCAGGTTTTGACCCAAGAATGCGCAGTGTGTCTGATTCCTACATACCTGCAACAAGATTTGGAGCTGGTACTAAACTTGCTGCGGCTTTTCAACCTACTCATTCAGCAGGAGCTTCACATCTCTTGTTTATTCAGTAG